The following nucleotide sequence is from Tardiphaga sp. 709.
GAAGCTCGTAGCCGTCACGCCTTCTTCAGAAATTCCGTGCGCAGCACCAGGCCCTTGACCTTGTCGGTGCGGCCTTCGATTTCGTCTTCGTTGTCGGTGAGATGGATGTTCTTGATCACGGTGCCGCGCTTGAGCACGGTGGACGAGCCTTTCAGCTTGAGGTCCTTGATCAGCGTGACGGTATCGCCTTCGGCGAGCAGTGCGCCGTTCGAATCCCTGACCTTGATGTCCATGATGTTGTCCTGATGGTGCGGTGGTGTGGAGCGGGGCACCCAACAGGATGGGAGCGCCGAAAGCAACCGTTGCACGGCAAAATCGCAAAAAAGAAGGACCGACTGACATCGGCCCTTCAGTCACACAGTGAGAGATCGAAAGAATCAGAACTTGTAGGTGATACCCGTGCCGACCAGCCACGGATCGAGCTTGACCTGACCGGTGATCGCCGCGCCGCTGGCCAGCGTGCCTTCCCAATCCGGGCGCATCCACATCTTCTTCACATCGACGTTCCAGCCCCAATGCTTGTCAATCATGTAGTCGAAGCCGAACTGCAGCACCGGCGCCGCGGTGTCTTTCAGACGGCTGTTGGTCACGCCCACACCGCTGGCACTCTGGCTGAAGAACCAGGTGTAGTTCACGCCAGCGCCGATATAGGGCTTGAAGGCGCCGAACTGCGTGAAGTGATACTGGAAGGTCAGCGTCGGCGGCAGCAGCCAGGCCTTGCCGACATCGAGGCCGGCGATGGCGCCGTCACCGGTGACGTGATGCTTGGTGATGCCAAGGATCAGTTCGGCCGCGAGGTTCGGCGTGAAGAAATACGAGATGTCGAGTTCG
It contains:
- a CDS encoding alkylphosphonate utilization protein — translated: MDIKVRDSNGALLAEGDTVTLIKDLKLKGSSTVLKRGTVIKNIHLTDNEDEIEGRTDKVKGLVLRTEFLKKA
- a CDS encoding OmpW/AlkL family protein, with amino-acid sequence MKRIFTTMSLLMAATAMTSMTTAAGAADLPAATPYYKAPVVDAWNPWMIRLRVLGVIPENGGTVHQVPGSSLKTSDQVVPELDISYFFTPNLAAELILGITKHHVTGDGAIAGLDVGKAWLLPPTLTFQYHFTQFGAFKPYIGAGVNYTWFFSQSASGVGVTNSRLKDTAAPVLQFGFDYMIDKHWGWNVDVKKMWMRPDWEGTLASGAAITGQVKLDPWLVGTGITYKF